A part of Streptomyces sp. NBC_01497 genomic DNA contains:
- a CDS encoding SDR family NAD(P)-dependent oxidoreductase, with product MTVTQDTSAYGESTVPEAETVAHGERPLSAAGSVPEQSGPGEPATGEPGAAAGDGSALAFGPGIDPERLAICLAVLDELDTVEIDHPDAIAVRLATAGVYRTVKHRRRQERRAAKTAHDKAVTESTATGSAERIDDETQGLLPSSSTAGTIAGVLRRPRSCYICKTRYVEVDAFYHQLCQACAAENRARREARTDLSGKRALLTGGRAKIGMYIALRLLRDGAHTTITTRFPNDAIRRFKAMEDSADWIHRLKIVGIDLRDPAQVVALADSVAAEGPLDILINNAAQTVRRSPGAYSELLSAESAPLPAGELPAAEVIGAFGSGAQAALPSGRESLSAADVTGLALVGGSATLARIEAGTAIDAGGLVPDLHDTNSWVQTVSDVDPVELLEVQLCNSTAPFILISRLRAAMAQAAGRAYVVNVSAMEGVFARGYKGAGHPHTNMAKAALNMLTRTSAQEMFESDGILMTAVDTGWITDERPHPDKVRLAEEGFHAPLDLVDGAARVYDPIVRGEGGEDLYGCFLKDYARANW from the coding sequence GGCGAACGACCGCTGTCCGCTGCCGGCTCCGTCCCGGAGCAGAGCGGACCGGGCGAGCCCGCCACCGGTGAGCCCGGCGCGGCGGCCGGGGACGGGTCGGCGCTCGCGTTCGGCCCCGGTATCGACCCCGAGCGGCTCGCCATCTGCCTCGCGGTGCTGGACGAACTCGACACCGTGGAGATCGACCACCCCGACGCGATCGCCGTGCGCCTGGCCACCGCGGGCGTCTACCGCACGGTCAAGCACCGAAGGCGGCAGGAGCGCCGGGCGGCGAAGACCGCCCACGACAAGGCGGTCACCGAGTCCACGGCCACCGGTTCCGCCGAGCGCATCGACGACGAGACGCAGGGCCTGCTGCCGTCGTCCTCCACGGCGGGCACCATCGCGGGCGTCCTGCGGCGCCCCCGTTCCTGCTACATCTGCAAGACGCGCTACGTCGAGGTGGACGCCTTCTACCACCAGCTGTGCCAGGCGTGCGCGGCCGAGAACCGGGCCCGGCGCGAGGCCCGCACCGACCTCTCCGGCAAGCGCGCGCTGCTCACCGGCGGCCGGGCCAAGATCGGCATGTACATCGCGCTGAGGCTCCTGCGCGACGGCGCCCACACCACCATCACCACCCGCTTCCCGAACGACGCCATCCGCCGCTTCAAGGCGATGGAGGACAGCGCCGACTGGATCCACCGCCTCAAGATCGTCGGCATTGACCTGCGCGACCCCGCCCAGGTGGTGGCGCTGGCCGACTCCGTCGCGGCCGAGGGTCCGCTCGACATCCTGATCAACAACGCCGCGCAGACCGTGCGCCGTTCGCCCGGTGCCTACAGCGAACTTCTCTCGGCCGAGTCCGCGCCGCTGCCCGCGGGTGAGCTGCCGGCCGCCGAGGTGATCGGCGCGTTCGGCAGTGGCGCGCAGGCCGCCCTCCCGTCCGGTCGCGAGTCGCTCAGCGCGGCCGACGTGACGGGCCTCGCGCTCGTCGGCGGGTCCGCGACGCTCGCCCGGATCGAGGCCGGTACCGCGATCGACGCGGGCGGGCTCGTACCCGACCTGCACGACACCAACAGCTGGGTGCAGACGGTCTCCGACGTCGACCCGGTCGAACTGCTCGAAGTACAACTGTGCAACTCGACGGCGCCGTTCATCCTGATCAGCAGGCTGCGCGCGGCCATGGCCCAGGCCGCAGGGCGCGCCTATGTCGTCAACGTCTCCGCGATGGAGGGCGTCTTCGCCCGGGGGTACAAGGGCGCGGGGCATCCGCACACCAACATGGCGAAGGCCGCGCTGAACATGCTCACCCGTACCAGCGCGCAGGAGATGTTCGAGAGTGACGGCATCCTGATGACGGCCGTCGACACCGGCTGGATCACGGACGAGCGGCCGCACCCGGACAAGGTGCGCCTCGCCGAGGAGGGTTTCCACGCCCCGCTCGACCTCGTGGACGGCGCCGCCCGCGTCTATGACCCGATCGTCCGCGGTGAGGGCGGCGAGGACCTCTACGGCTGCTTCCTCAAGGATTACGCCCGCGCCAACTGGTAG
- a CDS encoding SCO5918 family protein produces MRCVIARFPFDLSKSGVLETMKGVKPEQVVGESVIIGRRTYPVKQVGQVITRQDRRDFTSGEVVRAMTRLGFTCRGLPQAAAPAPVLNALEQASAMLGAPAAV; encoded by the coding sequence ATGCGCTGTGTCATCGCCCGCTTCCCGTTCGACCTCAGCAAGAGCGGCGTCCTGGAGACCATGAAGGGCGTCAAGCCCGAGCAGGTCGTCGGCGAGTCCGTGATCATCGGCCGCCGCACCTATCCCGTCAAGCAGGTCGGCCAGGTCATCACCCGCCAGGACCGCCGCGACTTCACCAGCGGTGAGGTCGTCCGGGCCATGACCCGGCTCGGCTTCACCTGCCGCGGCCTTCCGCAGGCCGCGGCGCCCGCGCCCGTCCTGAACGCGTTGGAACAGGCCTCGGCGATGCTCGGCGCTCCTGCGGCCGTCTGA
- a CDS encoding CBS domain-containing protein, with protein MTLVRMGPRSASAVPAYTTVADAMDTAGPRVPHDMAVGAALAVMAGTRAGHLLVRDADGLCTGLVTRAQLNAVADGSASTDRGRLCDILSGHGPFTSPVTTVAEAEHTMRHRRLAALPVVDEQGSALGIPALAR; from the coding sequence TTGACGCTGGTCCGGATGGGGCCCCGCTCGGCGAGCGCCGTCCCCGCGTACACGACGGTGGCCGACGCCATGGACACGGCCGGACCGCGGGTCCCGCACGACATGGCCGTCGGGGCGGCCCTGGCCGTGATGGCAGGTACCCGCGCCGGGCACCTGCTGGTCCGCGACGCCGACGGCCTGTGCACCGGGCTGGTCACCCGGGCCCAGCTCAATGCCGTCGCTGACGGCTCCGCCTCCACGGACCGGGGCCGGTTGTGCGACATCCTCAGTGGTCACGGGCCGTTCACCTCACCCGTGACCACGGTGGCCGAAGCCGAGCACACCATGCGCCACCGCCGGCTCGCTGCCCTGCCCGTCGTCGACGAACAGGGCAGCGCTCTCGGCATCCCCGCCCTTGCCCGCTGA
- a CDS encoding cold-shock protein, with protein sequence MASGTVKWFNAAKGFGFIEQDGGGADVFAHFSNIAAQGFRELLEGQKVTFDIAQGQKGPTAENIVPA encoded by the coding sequence ATGGCATCTGGCACCGTGAAGTGGTTCAACGCGGCCAAGGGTTTCGGCTTCATCGAGCAGGACGGTGGCGGCGCTGACGTGTTCGCCCACTTCTCGAACATCGCCGCCCAGGGGTTCCGCGAGCTGCTCGAAGGCCAGAAGGTCACCTTCGACATCGCGCAGGGCCAGAAGGGCCCCACGGCCGAGAACATCGTTCCGGCCTGA
- the efeB gene encoding iron uptake transporter deferrochelatase/peroxidase subunit, whose protein sequence is MSGRRAADDGTHGTAPEGSAMSGYDPTTDLPAGDEPAGPDRPGMAATTGDDPARGAGDAGDTTHPAGEGTCPLGHGVGRRSFLHRAVAAGAAGAALGAAGMGTAAWAADGGTSAAPDASTTTEDGDRVIAFHGAHQAGILTPLQRSAVFTSFDVTARSRAELGDLFKTVTERLRFLTKGGVPDPLGISAPLPDSGVLGPVVPADGLTATLGVGSALFDDRFGLGARKPRRLRPMDTFPDDDLDADWCHGDLMLQLCADHPDTVTHALRDIARHTRGAMQIRWRLDGFVSPPRPSGTPRNLLGFKDGTANPSATDRRMMDQLVWVAKNSGEPDWTAGGSYQVVRLIRMLVEFWDRVSIHEQERMMGRARDTGAPLDGRRETDQPQFAKDPQGNIIPLDSHIRLANPRTAATADMRMIRRGYNYDRGVRDNGDLDTGLVFCCYQQDIDRQFAAVQKRLAGEPLVDYIKPYGGGYFFAVPGVRDSADWLGRTLLT, encoded by the coding sequence GTGAGCGGGCGGCGCGCGGCGGACGACGGTACCCACGGCACGGCCCCGGAAGGCAGCGCGATGAGCGGCTACGACCCCACGACCGACCTCCCGGCCGGTGACGAACCGGCGGGCCCCGACCGCCCGGGCATGGCGGCCACGACCGGCGACGACCCCGCGCGCGGCGCGGGGGACGCGGGGGACACCACACACCCGGCGGGTGAGGGCACGTGCCCCCTGGGTCACGGCGTGGGCAGGCGGTCCTTCCTGCACCGGGCGGTCGCCGCGGGCGCGGCGGGAGCCGCACTCGGCGCCGCGGGCATGGGCACGGCTGCGTGGGCCGCCGACGGCGGCACGAGCGCGGCCCCGGACGCGAGTACGACCACCGAGGACGGAGACAGGGTCATCGCCTTCCACGGCGCGCACCAGGCCGGCATCCTCACCCCGCTGCAGCGCAGCGCGGTCTTCACGTCCTTCGACGTGACGGCCCGCAGCCGCGCCGAACTGGGCGACCTGTTCAAGACCGTGACCGAGCGGCTGCGGTTCCTCACCAAGGGCGGCGTGCCCGACCCGCTCGGGATCTCCGCGCCGCTCCCGGACTCCGGCGTCCTCGGCCCCGTGGTGCCCGCCGACGGGCTGACCGCCACGCTCGGCGTCGGCTCCGCCCTCTTCGACGACCGCTTCGGGCTCGGCGCGCGCAAGCCCCGCAGGCTCCGCCCGATGGACACCTTCCCCGACGACGACCTCGACGCCGACTGGTGCCACGGCGACCTGATGCTCCAGCTGTGCGCCGACCACCCCGACACCGTCACCCACGCGCTGCGCGACATCGCCCGCCACACCCGGGGCGCGATGCAGATCCGCTGGCGTCTCGACGGCTTCGTGTCGCCGCCGCGCCCGTCCGGCACCCCTCGCAACCTGCTGGGGTTCAAGGACGGCACGGCCAACCCGTCCGCGACCGACCGGCGCATGATGGACCAGCTGGTGTGGGTGGCGAAGAACTCAGGCGAGCCCGACTGGACGGCCGGCGGCAGCTATCAGGTCGTCCGCCTCATCCGCATGCTGGTGGAGTTCTGGGACCGTGTCTCCATCCACGAGCAGGAGCGGATGATGGGGCGGGCCAGGGACACCGGCGCGCCGCTCGACGGCCGGCGGGAGACGGACCAGCCGCAGTTCGCGAAGGACCCGCAGGGCAACATCATCCCGCTCGACTCGCACATCCGGCTCGCCAACCCCCGTACGGCGGCGACGGCGGACATGCGGATGATCCGCCGCGGCTACAACTACGACCGGGGTGTGCGGGACAACGGGGACCTGGACACCGGGCTGGTCTTCTGCTGCTACCAGCAGGACATCGACCGCCAGTTCGCGGCCGTGCAGAAGCGCCTGGCCGGCGAGCCGCTGGTGGACTACATCAAGCCGTACGGCGGCGGGTACTTCTTCGCGGTGCCCGGGGTACGGGACAGCGCGGACTGGCTCGGCAGGACGCTGCTGACCTGA
- a CDS encoding EfeM/EfeO family lipoprotein — protein MPIRNNMQDASSPAPPDEQAPDGRPVRRVRRGWVVFAACVVVAAAGGVLALGLTSGNGEPAATSVDVADGLRHTAVEASASSDQCGKGWTDPKPGLQVFDVHNVATDAAEVYLTDSSGALLGEIDGLGPGTTRPIQVQLGRGSYAFRCLIEDTDAVNGPAVRVTTGPAKGGPAVSPVNQHDVIPPTLAYQKWVGEGFKSVLDKVGTLKAAVDAGDLDAARRAWLPAHLAYTRLGGAYGAFGDLGAAVDETDAGLPAGVHDKDFSGFHRVEYGLWHGQSAADLKAPTDQLAKDLKDLSDQWAGTRMDPLDTGLRAHEITEDSIQLDLTGRSDFGSGTSYATARAGLDGTVELLDVLQPLLAPRDPGLPQLKAALATAQGDLDATRKGSDWRAPDTLSRAERERVDADFGDLAERLAPVAVIFDIRRTS, from the coding sequence GTGCCGATACGCAACAACATGCAGGACGCCTCGTCCCCGGCCCCGCCGGACGAGCAGGCCCCCGACGGGAGACCCGTGCGCCGGGTACGCCGGGGGTGGGTCGTGTTCGCCGCCTGCGTCGTGGTGGCCGCTGCGGGCGGGGTCCTCGCCCTCGGCCTGACCTCCGGCAACGGCGAACCCGCCGCGACATCCGTCGACGTCGCCGACGGTCTGCGGCACACCGCCGTGGAGGCGTCCGCGTCGTCCGACCAGTGCGGCAAGGGGTGGACCGACCCGAAGCCGGGCCTCCAGGTCTTCGACGTGCACAACGTCGCGACCGACGCGGCGGAGGTCTACCTCACCGACTCCTCGGGCGCCCTGCTCGGCGAGATCGACGGGCTCGGCCCCGGCACGACCCGCCCGATCCAGGTCCAACTGGGGCGCGGCAGCTACGCGTTCCGCTGCCTGATCGAGGACACGGACGCGGTGAACGGCCCCGCGGTCCGCGTCACCACCGGCCCCGCCAAGGGCGGCCCCGCGGTCAGTCCCGTCAACCAGCACGACGTGATCCCGCCGACCTTGGCCTACCAGAAGTGGGTGGGAGAGGGCTTCAAGAGCGTCCTCGACAAGGTCGGCACGCTCAAGGCCGCCGTCGACGCGGGCGACCTCGACGCCGCCCGCCGCGCCTGGCTGCCCGCCCACCTCGCGTACACCCGCCTCGGGGGCGCCTACGGCGCGTTCGGCGACCTCGGCGCTGCCGTCGACGAGACGGACGCGGGGCTGCCGGCGGGCGTGCACGACAAGGACTTCAGCGGCTTCCACCGGGTCGAGTACGGCCTGTGGCACGGCCAGTCGGCCGCGGACCTGAAGGCCCCCACCGACCAGCTCGCCAAGGACCTGAAGGACCTCAGCGACCAGTGGGCCGGTACGCGGATGGACCCGCTGGACACGGGCCTGCGGGCGCACGAGATCACCGAGGACAGCATCCAGCTCGACCTGACCGGGCGTTCCGACTTCGGCAGTGGCACGTCCTACGCGACCGCGCGGGCCGGCCTGGACGGCACGGTCGAACTGCTCGACGTGCTGCAGCCGTTGCTCGCGCCGAGGGACCCCGGACTCCCGCAGCTGAAAGCGGCCCTCGCGACCGCGCAGGGCGATCTGGACGCGACCCGGAAGGGTTCGGACTGGCGCGCGCCGGACACGCTGTCCCGGGCCGAACGGGAGCGGGTCGACGCGGACTTCGGTGACCTCGCCGAGCGGCTCGCCCCGGTCGCCGTGATCTTCGACATCCGGAGGACTTCGTGA
- a CDS encoding MerR family transcriptional regulator, which yields MTADDSFDRLNDDDFPAYTMGRAAESLGTTQGFLRALGEARLITPLRSEGGHRRYSRYQLRIAARARELVDRGTSIESACRIVILEDQLEEARRINAEYRRAAAESADPPEAD from the coding sequence ATGACAGCAGACGATTCGTTCGACCGTCTCAATGACGACGACTTCCCCGCCTACACGATGGGGCGGGCCGCCGAGTCCCTCGGCACCACGCAGGGTTTCCTGCGCGCCCTCGGCGAAGCCCGCCTGATCACCCCGCTGCGTTCCGAGGGCGGACACCGGCGCTACTCCCGCTACCAGCTGCGCATCGCCGCCCGCGCCCGGGAGCTCGTCGACCGCGGCACGTCCATCGAGTCCGCCTGCCGCATCGTCATCCTCGAAGACCAGCTTGAGGAAGCGCGGCGCATCAACGCCGAATACCGTCGTGCCGCCGCCGAATCGGCGGATCCGCCGGAGGCGGACTGA